GAACTCAGCATTGACTCCTCTCGGGGAggctcacagccacttgtaactccagacCTGCCActttcttctagcctccatgtgcacacacacatacaatttcaaataaagaaaaccttttggagagagagagggcatcCAAGTTCACACTGAGCATATGGCTCAATGAatgagcttgcctagcaagtgcaaggctctAGTTCATTCTTGCACCATAAAAAGAAGGATATGATGCAGAAGCAGTCTCTGGAACCCCCAAAGTAGTTCCCAAAGAGGAAATATCTGAGGGGCCCTAAAAGATGCATGAGActgcatagagagttccaggacagatagggctatgtagagaccttgtcttaaaaacaaaacaaaataaaagactgcCAATCGAGAAGAGGGGtaggagagaaagcaggaagtgtgGTAAAGACATGGATGACCGGAGTCCAGCTGCGTTAGGAATAAGTGGTTTTGAAAGTTTGGTAAGTGTAGGTAAATGGAAAGTGGTGGGATGAGGAGCCTTTGAAGAGCTGGGTATATTGATGTCTTCcatcctgtaattccagtgcttaaAGTTGGAAGACTGAGGACAGTTTAGACTAGCTGAGCTTCAAGGGTGGGTAGAAgccaaattctttttctttctttttgtttttgttggtttttgttttttgtttttttgcagccttggctgtcctagaatttgctctgtagaccagacaagccttgaatttacagagctTCACctggctctcaagtgctgggattaaaggcctgtgtcccttccccttcccgtccccgtcctccccccaccccccttcgcTAGAAGCCAAATTCCCAAGGGCTTGCAATGCTGGACTGCAGGGTTTCCAAAGGCCAGTAAAGATTTGAaacaaggaaataatatttttaaatattttgttttgtttgacacagggtctcaaaATGGAACCCTGGGTGGCCTGAAAGtgtctgtgtagatcaggctggcctccagttcagagattctctgacctctgtgtaggaattacaagcatgagccaccacaactaggaaaatatacatttttaaaagactctacaaagcgagttccaggaaaggcacaaagctacccagagaaaccctgtctcaaaaaaaaaaaaaaaagactgttaaaAGAAGGCAGTTGTGTTGGCATATgccagtaatctcagcactaggaagaaggggaggcaggagcgtcaggaattcaaggtcatcctcccttagcaagttcaagaccagtctgagctGTAGGAGACTTTGTCCCTCCCACCTCCAAAAGAAGCCTTCAACTGTGCTGTGTGGGGTAGATGCTGGCCGCAGGGTGTGCACAAGATTAATAACACTGTATCAGTTAACAAAGAGAGCTTCACAGAGGACGAGGCAGCAGCGGAGCCAGTGGGcggagaggaagaagcagacacTAGAGCACCAGCAGGCAAGTCAACAGCTGTGAACGCTTCAAGAGAGGAATTTGGGAGACTGCCCAGGTCTCTAGTATGAAAACTGGGTGGATGCTGATTGGGGGTGAGAGAGATCTCCTAGAGACCCTAGAATATGCTGTTTCTAGGGGGCAGAGGTGGAGTGAGAGACCTGGCCTCGTTAACCAGGATGTCCAGGACTTCCTGCCTTCTAGGTTCTAGGCTTCTAGGGCTGAGTTAAACTGACCTGTGTAgagctttttaatttatttatttttattttttattttttgagacaggatttctctgtgtagccctgactgtcctcgaactcactctgtagaccaggctggccttaaactcagagatccacctgcctctgcctcccgagtgctgggattagaggtgccACCCCATTGCTGTCAGggtgaaggtttttgtttttcccctgagacaggatttctctctgtgtatcaCTGGCTGTCacaaaactcactctgtagaccaggctggccatgaactcacagagatccacctgcctcacgatgaattcacagagatgtgccaccactacccggcttcaGGGCTGACTCTTCAACTCCAGGTaaacagggttgctctgtgtaacagccctgggtgtcctggaactcactctgtagcctggcctcgaactcaagagattcacctgcctctgtctcctgagtgctggcattaaaggctaatttttttttttttagtaattaaaaaagtaaactatatttacatgtatgtgcaacagtgcatgtgtggaggtcagaggacagcttgcaggacacagtatgggtcctggagatcacacttgggctgtcaggcttggtggctccTGTGTCAGAGCTTTTACTGCTTTATGAGAAGACAAAGAAGACAGTGAAAAGCCTTCGCAGAGAGATGGCCCTGCAGATGCCTactgccaggcagagctctgaaagACTTTAAGAGACATCACAGCTTGTGTGGGGGTGTAGTCTGTGGTGAAAAACCatagtgggggctggagagatggctcagtggttatgagcaagTACCGCTCTTGAAGATgaagaggagctgagttcagttcccagcagccacacctcaccgttgcctgtaattccagctccaggagatctgatacatCCGGTCTCCGGtggcacctgtacacacaggcacataccctCACCCCGCAtacacacacttcaaaataataaaaataaaacacatggctGGAACAAGAAAGATGGTCATGTGTCTGATGAACTACACACACAGCAATTTAGAATAAAGCCTCGGAAACATTCTAATTTAGCATACAGTCAAAATTGGGAGACTTGAGAGAGCTGAGAAGGtgggagagacagaaggaagaaatgggagaATCTGCAAGACGGGGGAGATTGCGAGAAGGCTATCCGGAGGTCTTCCTGACAACCTCTAGCAGAGGGGACAAATGAAGACAGCAGCTTCTTCCTACCGCTTCGTCCCGGAAGTGGTCCTACGATGGCTCCGGGTGCCCGGAGCGAAATCTCCGCACTCCCGGAAGTGGCTGTGCGGCGGCTTGCCCGGCCCCGGGCCGTGCTAGCTTCAGCTCTGGGCACACCCGGCCCGGGCTTCGCCATGACCAGCGAACTAGACATTTTCGTGGGGAACACGACACTTATAGATGAAGACGTGTATCGCCTCTGGCTGGATGGTTACTCAGGTCTGTGTAGCGCCCTCCCGGGAAGCAGTTGTTTGGGGTGAGAGAGGGGGCGTGGCCAGGACTTAGGCTTCACTTATGGAAGTGGACCGACCGTCTGTGGGAGTCAGGGATGGCGAAGGATTGGAGCTGGAACCCCTGGAGGGTCTCTGGGTTCAGCAGGATGGGACCTTATGGTAGTTCCGTCTTCCTAGTGAACGATGCGGTGGCCCTGCGAGTGCGCTCCGGAATCCTGGAGCAGACAGGCGCCACCGCAGGAGTGCTGCAGAGCGACACCATGGACCACTACCGCACCTTTCACATGCTCGAGCGTCTGCTGCACGCGCCGCCGAAGCTGCTGCACCAGCTCATCTTCCAGATCCCTCCCTCCCGGCAGGCGCTCCTCATCGAGAGGTGCTCACCTGGGGGATGACGGGAATGTCAATCAGTTTGACTTATACCCATTTTGCAGAccgaaactgaggctcagggaggatAGGACGTACCCAGGAAATCAGAAAGTTGAGAACAGAAGGAACCAACCCCAgactcccttccccttccttaaTGGATCACTAGTAATGTCCTATGCCTCCACAAGGTACTACACTTTTGACGAGGCCTTTGTTCGGGAGGTCTTGGGCAAGAAGCTGTCCAAAGGTACCAAGAAAGACCTGGATGACATCAGCACCAAAACAGGAATTACCCTCAAGAGCTGCCGGAGGCAGGTGGGTTCCACATGTATACCATATCCCACCTAACCCACCCATTCTTGATCCTCTGCTCACTGCCCCAGCTCCCAGTGCCCTGGCTCCACTTCCAGCCTGTGATTGTGGAAGCAGCTTCTTCATATGTAGTTTTCTTCCTCCTACTCCCATCTGGCCAGAGTGACCTTTAATTAGGCTCAGTTCTGACTGGCTTTCCTTTGCTTATAGATTTTCATTGACTCCCACTGTCCTTGACCTTCAGACTGGGTGGGTCCCTGCAGACCTCTCTAGCCTTACATTTCTGGAGCCCCAGGCTTGTTCTTGTTCATGGTGCTCCTGCCTGGAAGGTACTGTGCTTGGGTTATATCTACCCCTTGAAATCCACAGCAGGGAGCTAGGTGCTACCTTATCCATGTGCCTTTTTGGTAGCATCCATGAGCCTTTTCTCCGAGGGAGAAGTCCCAGGGTGTATGGCTGTAAGTATGACTGTGTCTTGCTACAACCTTTATAGGCCTTGGATACCTTTCCTTTGTGTCTCATAAGCTCTGTGTGTGCAGCCTCATTTCAAGTTACTCAGGAGAATCCATTCTCAGTCAGGCTCTTGAGGAACCAGAGATCATGATGCTAAATTGAACCTAGGACAGGAGCAAGGGAATTAACTTTCTCTTAAGGAAAAAATGCCCAAAGCTGGCAAACATTTGTTGAATACCTAgtcatgctgggtgtggtggcccacacctttagtcccagcactagagaggcaggagcaggtggatctctgtgagtttgaggccagcctggtctacagagtgagatccaggacagccagagttacacagtgagaccttgtctcaaaacaaacaaacaaacaaacaaacacccaagtCATGTGTTGAAGGAATAACTAGTGGGAAATCAGTACCTGCCAACTGGATAGGTAACAGGAGAGGGAGTGGTCCCACACCACTTCATGCACAAGCACCTCCAAccagtcttcttccttccttaacTGCTCTACAGTTTGACAATTTTAAGCGCGTCTTCAAGGTGGTGGAAGAGATGCGGGGCTCCCTGGTGGATAACATCCAGCAACATTTCCTCCTCTCTGACCGCCTCGCCAGGTGAGGGGCCAGCAATCTCCCTGACCGCACAGTTTTCTCAAGCCCTTTCGACTGGCACGCCTTCCCATCCTAATCCTTTTCCCTTCTGACTGTTCTGGAGAAAGGATTACTCTATTAATGACCTGTCAATGGCATCCAATTGGCCAGGGTTAAGGCATTTGTAAAGCATTTAAGTCATGCTCGGTGATGATAGTGTGGCTTTCCAGAGGCCACATTTCCTTGGGAGGACTGGCTGAACCTTCTCTTTGCAAAGATGGAAGTTTGGTGAAGAAATGGTCTGTGGTTGGTCACAGGGTGAGTTAAAGCAGAAGCAGGCCAGGACTAAAATGCTTAACCAAGATTACAGGTAAGATTACCTGCTAAGAgagatttaaaacaacaaaaagtttctTCAAGAATAGTtattaaaggggctggagagatggctcagaggttaagagcactgactgctcttccagaggtcctgagttcaattcccagcaaccacatggtggctcacagccatccgtaatcagatctggtgccctcttctggcctgcagtcatacatgctatatacataataaataaataaatctttaaaaaaataaaataaatctttaaaagaaaaaaaagaatagttattaaagctgggcggtggtggtgcacgcctttaatcccagcactcgggaggcagatgcagacggatctctgagtttaagatcagcctggtctacagagcaagttccaggacagccagagctgttacacagagaaacactgtctcgaaacccctgcccctcccccaaaacccTCCTGATGAAGACACTCACAGGCGCCGTGAGAAGGCGTCTCTCGGCCTGAGAGCCCCTGTCCCCGCCCGCAGAGACTACGCCGCCATCGTCTTCTTTGCCAACAACCGCtttgagacaggaaagaaaaagctgCAGTACCTGAGCTTTGGTGACTTTGCCTTCTGTGCGGAGCTTATGATCCAGAACTGGACCCTTGGAGCCGTCGGTGAGGCCCCCACTGACCCAGGTGCCTGAACATTTCCTGCCTCCTTGGGCACCGGTTCCCTGCCAGCAGCTCTTCCCGTAGCGTCCCAGTACCCAGCGCCCCTCTTCAGCCCTCAACTCCAGGCCACCGCCGCCTGTGGTCCACTTACTCCACATGCACTCTGTCTGCAGGCCAAGGGCTCACTACTGTGTGGCCCAGGGCATATCAGTCCACCTTCCATCTCTGAGATCCCAGTGAGGTAGTGTGAGGAAGGCTCAGGACCTCACAAGATGGTCTCTCACCCACCCACAACTCTCTCATGGTCTTCGCAGACTCCCAGATGGATGACATGGATGTGGACTTAGACAAGGAGTTTCTCCAAGACTTGAAGGAGCTCAAGGTTCTAGTAGCTGACAAGGACCTTCTAGACTTGCATAAGAGGTGACTTTGGGGATCCATGAGACAGGGTATAAAATGATCTTCGATGGCTATAGGTGTGACCCTATCTTCCTACAGCCTGGTGTGTACTGCCCTCCGGGGAAAGCTGGGTGTCTTCTCTGAGATGGAAACCAACTTCAAGGTCTGTGGCCCTGTCCAGGCCCTTCCTCCCTAGTGTCAGGGGCTTTCTGTGTTCTGTCCCTACTGGGCAACTCTGCTCATGCCCGAACCTGACCAGCAGGTGGCACTGCTGCTCTGTGTATCTGCCTGTGAGGGAGCCCAAGTGCATAACAAAAGGGACTTGATTGATTGAGGGAGGTGGATAGATTTGGGGAGGGGCCTGGCCCTCCCCCAGGCTCAGTGCTCAGCCTCCAGCTTCTGAGGCAGAAGACAGAACTCCCAAGATCCCTGCCCCACAGAATCTGTCCCGGGGGCTGGTGAATGTGGCTGCCAAGCTGACCCACAATAAGGATGTCAGAGACCTATTTGTGGACCTTGTGGAGAAGGTGAGCAGTCCTGTCCCACATCCCTGATCCCCAGCCTGTCTTGTCTCTTAGCGGTTCTGATGGTGTTCCTTGTTTCCTCGGGCCTACAGTTTGTGGAACCCTGCCGCTCTGACCACTGGCCACTGAGTGACGTGAGACTCTTCCTCAACCAGTATTCAGCGTCTGTCCACTCCCTGGATGGCTTCCGGTAAGAGGCGCCAGGTCCGCTGGCTCACTTGTTTCCTCCAGTAGACTCAGGGTTTTTCCTATTGCACTACCCTGTGGGTGGAAGTTCTACCTCTTCTTTGTGACCTTAGGCAAGTTACTTACCCTTCTGTGCTTTCTCAAATGTAAACTGAGGCTAAAACTAGAAGAATGATAAGACTGTGGAAATTAGTCTAGGGGCGTAGCTTGGTAAGGGTATACTTATTCACGGTGAGCAAGGCCCTAAGTTCAACTCTCAGTACAGCGTGGGGAGTCGGGAGAAGGAAGCCAGGCGTAATGGCTCAAGTCTGTAGTCCCAGCCCTTCAGAAGTTGGAACATGAGGATTACCACtgttttccaggccagcctgggctacagaacgagactctgtctccaaaaacaaactctgtgtgtgtgtgtgtgtgtgtgtgtgtgtgtgtgtgtgtgtgtgttttatgtatgttCAGGCATAGAAAGCATTCGCAGCAGTGTGGCAGGCATGGCCATCGGCTCTCACGGTCGTTCTTTTCATTGCAGGCACCAGGCCCTCTGGGACCGCTACATGGGTACCCTCCGTGGCTGCCTCCTGCGCCTCTATCATGACTAAagcccctctcctcccactcctgcaCACCCTGACAATAAAGTTGCCATAAATTTGGAGAGACTGGTCCTTGTTCCAGGTTGAGGGGCTCCTGGGGACTTTCACAGTGCGCCCCCATGTGTGCCAAGTGCCATGCCATCGGCGTGTGGGGATGTTAATACTACCACCCCAGGGACTGGACCATGCCCCGGATGAGGTCTTtgtacccccacccccccctctTCACACCCCAGCTCAAACCACGCAGGAGCCAGGGATCATGTCTTGGTTTATGAAGCCTTAGAGAGAAGATGAGGAAGCCAGGAAGAACTTAGGGTAGGGCTGACAAGGAGGGTAGTGGCCCTGTGGGAGAGGCTGAGGGGTGGCTGCTGGCCTCAAGGTGGGCAAGAGATTGGTTGCTTCTTCCCTGGATGGTCTACGCGAGCTGTGAACGGGTACTTGGTGATGCCACAGCTGTTGTTTCCCCGGTACAGCCTGAAGTAGCCCTGGGGAGTTAGGGGCTGTCAGTGCCGGAAGGCAGCAAAGACGCTCCTCTGCCccttgcccaccccaccccagcccaccccactcaCCTTCTCGCCCCATTCGGCTCCCCAGGAGTTCTTCAGGATCCAGTACGGCACAGAGCGGCGAGGCTTGTGAGCCTGGGACAAGAGCGTCCCTGACCGTATGCCTTTCTTCTCCTTGCCCTTGCCAAAGCCCACCAGCAGGACTGAGTGGTCCACATGCTGGGGGTCACAGGTAGTGTGTGTGGCCTTGATCACACCCTTCCGGTAGCCCTGCAGGGTCGGGGATAGAGGAGCTGAGTCGGGCTGGCTCTTCCATAAGCCGCTTCTCTCTGTCCCCTACCTCAC
The nucleotide sequence above comes from Peromyscus maniculatus bairdii isolate BWxNUB_F1_BW_parent chromosome 1, HU_Pman_BW_mat_3.1, whole genome shotgun sequence. Encoded proteins:
- the Fibp gene encoding acidic fibroblast growth factor intracellular-binding protein isoform X1, which encodes MTSELDIFVGNTTLIDEDVYRLWLDGYSVNDAVALRVRSGILEQTGATAGVLQSDTMDHYRTFHMLERLLHAPPKLLHQLIFQIPPSRQALLIERYYTFDEAFVREVLGKKLSKGTKKDLDDISTKTGITLKSCRRQFDNFKRVFKVVEEMRGSLVDNIQQHFLLSDRLARDYAAIVFFANNRFETGKKKLQYLSFGDFAFCAELMIQNWTLGAVGEAPTDPDSQMDDMDVDLDKEFLQDLKELKVLVADKDLLDLHKSLVCTALRGKLGVFSEMETNFKNLSRGLVNVAAKLTHNKDVRDLFVDLVEKFVEPCRSDHWPLSDVRLFLNQYSASVHSLDGFRHQALWDRYMGTLRGCLLRLYHD
- the Fibp gene encoding acidic fibroblast growth factor intracellular-binding protein isoform X2, with the translated sequence MAPGARSEISALPEVAVRRLARPRAVLASALGTPGPGFAMTSELDIFVGNTTLIDEDVYRLWLDGYSVNDAVALRVRSGILEQTGATAGVLQSDTMDHYRTFHMLERLLHAPPKLLHQLIFQIPPSRQALLIERYYTFDEAFVREVLGKKLSKGTKKDLDDISTKTGITLKSCRRQFDNFKRVFKVVEEMRGSLVDNIQQHFLLSDRLARDYAAIVFFANNRFETGKKKLQYLSFGDFAFCAELMIQNWTLGAVDSQMDDMDVDLDKEFLQDLKELKVLVADKDLLDLHKSLVCTALRGKLGVFSEMETNFKNLSRGLVNVAAKLTHNKDVRDLFVDLVEKFVEPCRSDHWPLSDVRLFLNQYSASVHSLDGFRHQALWDRYMGTLRGCLLRLYHD